In a single window of the Streptomyces sp. NBC_00285 genome:
- a CDS encoding ABC transporter permease: MTVMKTSRRNFFAHKGRMALSAVAVILSVAFVCGTLVFTDTMSTTFDKLFAATSSDVTVSAKGASDSGETTSDNGKPPVMAAAVVDEVRKAQGVKTAEGTVFSTSVTVVDADKDSLSPSGGGPTIVGSWNGNDARTMKVTSGAVPKNSGQVMVDKDTVDKHHLKLGDEIGVISAVGTHTAKISGVAAFQVTNPGAAIFYLDTRTAQETLVGKAGVFTNVNVTAASGVTDAQLKKNVAAELGGGYKVQTAKETADANQKDVEGFMNVMKYAMLGFAGIAFLVGIFLIINTFSMLVAQRTREIGLMRAIGSSRKQVNGSVLVEALLLGVFGSVLGVGAGVGLAVGLMKLMGSMGMHLSTSDLTIAWTTPVVGLLLGVVVTVLAAWLPARRAGKVSPMAALRDAGAPADAKAGRVRALVGTLLTGVGVGLLYLAANADKAQEGSAWLALGVVFSLIGFVVIGPLLAGVAVRVLGAVVLRVFGPVGRMAERNALRNPRRTGATGAALMIGLALVACLSVVGSSMVASATDELDKTVGTDFIIQSDSGQMVTPAAVKAVRNTPGLEKVTEYKTTEADYTTPDGKTLKDTDITAADPTYATVLRTKTVAGTLADAYKPDSMSVHEKFAKAHGIHLGSKIRIAFKDGATANLTVRAITSSEGIIDAGSKYISTATLAKYVPADKMPLDQLVFANAKDGQQDAAYTSLKSALHDYPQYTVRDQTDYKQAFKDQIGQLLNMIYGLLALAIIVAILGVVNTLALSVVERTREIGLMRAIGLSRRQLRRMIRLESVVIALFGALLGLGLGMGWGATAQKLLALQGLKVLEIPWPTIIAVFVGSAFVGLFAALIPAFRAGRMNVLNAIATE; the protein is encoded by the coding sequence ATGACCGTCATGAAGACCTCCAGGCGCAATTTCTTCGCGCACAAGGGACGCATGGCCCTGTCGGCCGTGGCCGTCATTCTGTCGGTGGCCTTCGTGTGCGGGACGCTGGTGTTCACGGACACCATGTCCACCACGTTCGACAAGCTCTTCGCTGCCACCTCCTCGGACGTGACGGTGAGCGCCAAGGGCGCCTCCGACAGCGGCGAGACGACCTCCGACAACGGCAAGCCGCCGGTCATGGCGGCCGCCGTGGTCGACGAGGTACGCAAGGCGCAGGGCGTGAAGACGGCGGAGGGGACCGTCTTCTCGACCTCGGTGACCGTGGTGGACGCCGACAAGGACAGCCTTTCGCCGTCCGGCGGCGGCCCGACCATCGTCGGCAGCTGGAACGGCAATGACGCCCGCACCATGAAGGTGACCTCCGGTGCGGTGCCGAAGAACTCCGGCCAGGTCATGGTCGACAAGGACACCGTCGACAAGCACCACCTGAAGCTCGGTGACGAGATCGGCGTGATCAGCGCCGTCGGCACGCACACTGCGAAGATCTCCGGCGTCGCCGCGTTCCAGGTCACCAACCCCGGTGCCGCGATCTTCTACCTGGACACGAGGACGGCCCAGGAGACGCTGGTCGGCAAGGCGGGCGTGTTCACGAACGTCAACGTCACGGCCGCGTCCGGGGTCACCGACGCCCAGCTGAAGAAGAACGTCGCGGCCGAGCTCGGCGGCGGATACAAGGTGCAGACGGCCAAGGAGACCGCCGACGCCAACCAGAAAGACGTCGAGGGCTTCATGAACGTCATGAAGTACGCGATGCTCGGCTTCGCCGGGATCGCCTTCCTCGTCGGCATCTTCCTGATCATCAACACCTTCTCGATGCTCGTCGCACAGCGCACCCGTGAGATCGGGCTGATGCGGGCCATCGGGTCCTCGCGCAAGCAGGTCAACGGCTCTGTGCTGGTCGAGGCGCTCCTCCTGGGCGTGTTCGGGTCGGTGCTCGGGGTGGGCGCCGGCGTCGGGCTCGCGGTCGGGCTGATGAAGCTCATGGGCTCCATGGGCATGCACCTGTCGACCAGTGACCTCACGATCGCCTGGACCACCCCGGTCGTCGGGCTGCTTCTCGGCGTGGTCGTCACCGTCCTCGCCGCCTGGCTGCCGGCCCGCCGCGCGGGCAAGGTCTCGCCCATGGCGGCGCTGCGCGACGCGGGTGCCCCGGCCGATGCCAAGGCCGGCCGGGTACGCGCCCTGGTGGGCACGCTCCTGACCGGTGTCGGCGTCGGCCTGCTCTACCTGGCTGCCAACGCCGACAAGGCCCAGGAGGGCTCCGCGTGGCTGGCCCTCGGCGTGGTGTTCTCCCTGATCGGCTTCGTCGTGATCGGCCCGCTCCTCGCGGGTGTCGCGGTTCGCGTCCTGGGCGCGGTCGTCCTGCGGGTGTTCGGTCCCGTCGGCCGCATGGCCGAGCGCAACGCCCTGCGCAACCCGCGCCGTACGGGAGCCACGGGCGCCGCCCTGATGATCGGCCTTGCGCTGGTCGCCTGTCTCTCGGTCGTCGGCTCGTCCATGGTCGCCTCGGCCACGGACGAGCTCGACAAGACGGTCGGCACGGACTTCATCATCCAGTCCGACAGCGGGCAGATGGTCACGCCGGCGGCTGTGAAGGCCGTGCGGAACACCCCGGGACTCGAGAAGGTCACCGAGTACAAGACGACGGAGGCCGACTACACGACCCCCGACGGCAAGACGCTCAAGGACACCGACATCACGGCGGCCGACCCGACGTACGCGACCGTTCTGCGGACCAAGACGGTCGCCGGAACGCTCGCCGACGCCTACAAGCCCGACTCGATGTCCGTGCACGAGAAGTTCGCCAAGGCGCACGGCATCCACCTCGGGTCGAAGATCAGGATCGCCTTCAAGGACGGTGCGACCGCGAACCTGACGGTGCGGGCCATCACGAGCAGCGAGGGCATCATCGACGCGGGTTCGAAGTACATCTCCACCGCCACCCTCGCCAAGTACGTGCCGGCCGACAAGATGCCGCTCGACCAGCTGGTCTTCGCCAACGCCAAGGACGGGCAGCAGGACGCCGCGTACACGTCCCTGAAGTCGGCGCTGCACGACTACCCGCAGTACACCGTGCGCGACCAGACCGACTACAAGCAGGCGTTCAAGGACCAGATCGGCCAGCTCCTCAACATGATCTACGGCCTGTTGGCCCTCGCGATCATCGTCGCGATCCTGGGTGTCGTGAACACCCTGGCGCTCTCGGTGGTCGAGCGGACCCGGGAGATCGGCCTCATGCGGGCCATCGGCCTCTCGCGGCGCCAGCTGCGGCGGATGATCCGCCTGGAGTCGGTGGTGATCGCGCTCTTCGGCGCACTGCTGGGGCTGGGGCTGGGCATGGGCTGGGGCGCGACCGCGCAGAAGCTCCTCGCCCTGCAGGGTCTGAAGGTCCTGGAGATCCCCTGGCCGACGATCATCGCGGTCTTCGTCGGCTCGGCCTTCGTGGGCCTGTTCGCCGCCCTGATCCCGGCGTTCCGGGCGGGCCGGATGAACGTCCTGAACGCGATCGCGACCGAATAG
- a CDS encoding ABC transporter ATP-binding protein translates to MTSAVTITRHGGTGGRTAVAARARQVVKAYGSGETRVVALDHVDVDIARGQFTAIMGPSGSGKSTLMHCLAGLDTVTSGQIHLDDTEITGLKDKKLTQLRRDRVGFIFQAFNLLPTLNALENITLPMDIAGRKPDKQWLAQVVDTVGLSDRLKHRPTQLSGGQQQRVAVARALAARPEIIFGDEPTGNLDSRAGAEVLGFLRRSVDELGQTIVIVTHDPVAASYADRVLYLADGRIVDEMYKPTAEAVLDRMKDFDARGRTS, encoded by the coding sequence GTGACATCGGCTGTGACCATCACCAGGCACGGGGGCACTGGAGGGCGTACGGCCGTTGCCGCGCGGGCGCGACAGGTCGTCAAGGCATACGGGTCCGGTGAGACCCGTGTCGTCGCCCTCGACCATGTGGACGTGGACATCGCTCGCGGTCAGTTCACCGCGATCATGGGCCCCTCGGGGTCGGGCAAGTCCACCCTCATGCACTGCCTCGCCGGGCTCGACACCGTGACGAGCGGTCAGATCCATCTGGACGACACCGAGATCACCGGCCTGAAGGACAAGAAGCTCACGCAACTGCGCCGGGACCGGGTCGGGTTCATCTTCCAGGCGTTCAACCTGCTTCCGACGCTCAACGCCCTTGAGAACATCACGCTGCCCATGGACATCGCCGGGCGCAAGCCGGACAAGCAGTGGCTCGCGCAGGTGGTCGACACGGTCGGCCTTTCCGACCGGCTCAAGCACCGGCCCACCCAGCTCTCCGGCGGCCAGCAGCAGCGCGTCGCAGTGGCCCGCGCCCTGGCCGCCCGGCCCGAGATCATCTTCGGCGACGAGCCGACCGGAAACCTCGACTCGCGCGCGGGTGCCGAAGTGCTGGGCTTCCTGCGCCGCTCCGTCGACGAACTCGGGCAGACCATCGTGATCGTCACGCACGACCCGGTGGCCGCCTCCTACGCGGACCGTGTGCTGTACCTCGCCGACGGCCGGATCGTCGACGAGATGTACAAGCCGACCGCCGAGGCCGTCCTGGACCGCATGAAGGACTTCGACGCCCGGGGGCGCACGTCATGA
- a CDS encoding GNAT family N-acetyltransferase translates to MVELERLRADHLDALLAFERTNRAYFARSIPDRGDAFFAEFPARLQALLDEQDAGVCHFHVVLDEDGELIGRMNLMDAEGGTAELGYRVAESASGRGVATAAVREVCRLSTTAYGLTGITARVTLDNVASRTVLERNGFTVTGTFTLNDRPAVHYARVHLGH, encoded by the coding sequence ATGGTCGAACTGGAGCGCCTGCGAGCCGATCACCTCGATGCCCTGCTGGCCTTCGAGCGCACGAACCGTGCCTACTTCGCCCGCTCCATTCCGGACCGCGGCGACGCGTTCTTCGCCGAGTTCCCCGCACGACTTCAGGCGCTCCTCGACGAACAGGACGCCGGTGTCTGCCACTTCCACGTCGTCCTGGACGAGGACGGCGAGCTGATCGGGCGGATGAACCTGATGGACGCGGAAGGCGGCACCGCCGAACTCGGTTACCGGGTGGCCGAGTCGGCCTCGGGGCGCGGTGTGGCGACGGCCGCGGTACGGGAGGTGTGCCGGCTGTCCACGACGGCGTACGGCCTCACCGGGATCACCGCGCGCGTGACGCTCGACAACGTGGCGTCCCGGACCGTCCTCGAACGCAACGGCTTCACCGTCACCGGCACGTTCACCCTCAACGACCGCCCCGCCGTCCACTACGCGCGCGTGCACCTCGGTCACTGA
- a CDS encoding DUF485 domain-containing protein, with protein MSHDRSQPYTSYPWQPPAPPPEPVPRRPRHRPPLGHHSDLRILRSAYRWQRRTATLTALGYFTLFLVLSACAPSFMAGGGTDGLPTGLLLALLQLPVTWLAIAVYEHTARRYVDPLADRIRKQSEVDARRGAGAR; from the coding sequence ATGTCCCACGACCGGTCACAGCCGTACACCAGCTACCCCTGGCAGCCGCCCGCCCCGCCGCCCGAGCCGGTCCCCCGGCGCCCTCGGCACCGCCCCCCGCTCGGCCACCACAGCGACCTGCGAATCCTGCGCAGCGCCTATCGCTGGCAGCGGCGCACCGCCACCCTCACCGCGCTCGGCTACTTCACGCTCTTCCTGGTGCTCTCCGCCTGCGCCCCGTCCTTCATGGCGGGCGGCGGCACCGACGGACTGCCCACCGGCCTGCTCCTCGCCCTGCTCCAACTGCCCGTCACCTGGCTGGCGATCGCCGTGTACGAGCACACTGCCCGCCGCTACGTCGACCCGCTCGCGGACCGCATCCGCAAGCAGTCCGAGGTCGACGCGAGGCGAGGGGCGGGAGCGCGATGA
- a CDS encoding sodium/solute symporter, whose product MTGFSDSAQAMSLVAFSAVATLTLLLCVMTGPDGDDLDEFYTGYNSLSPVRNGLAIAGDYISAATVLGTGGVIALCGYDGIVLALSTALSLMLLMFLLAEPLRNAGRFTMGDALARRMPGRAVRIAACLVTLAALLPLMLVQLAGAGQLLAFILGFSGDSLKTGFIIGLGLLMISYAAIGGMKGTALIQILKMVMLLGSGAVIAVLVMHRFSWNPSALFDTAARQSGVGRDFLTSGLEFAGGPYPRVDMITSQLAVVIGGACLPHVTMRMYTASSARQVRRSMSWAVSAVAVFVVVITVVGVGATALVGRAAIAQADPQGNTAYLLGSRAAFGPEVSTGETLLFTTVTTALFLTLLASVAGMILACANSLAHDVFAARTPSMSPRREILLARVSALAVGVPTIFLATQIQHRSLQPLVILSFCVGASALAPALVYSLFWRRYTRTGLLCTLISGTLTVLVLMPGTNLVSGSPVSAFPEADFNWLPFTTTGLISIPAGFAFGWLGTVISGRRKAEEHRRQYEAVEGWILAGAVRRG is encoded by the coding sequence ATGACCGGCTTCAGCGACTCCGCGCAGGCGATGAGCCTGGTGGCGTTCTCCGCCGTCGCCACCCTCACCCTCCTGCTGTGTGTGATGACAGGCCCGGACGGTGACGACCTCGACGAGTTCTACACCGGCTACAACTCCCTGTCCCCCGTACGCAACGGCCTCGCCATCGCGGGCGACTACATCTCCGCCGCGACCGTCCTCGGCACCGGCGGGGTCATCGCACTCTGCGGCTACGACGGCATCGTCCTCGCCCTGAGCACCGCCCTGTCGCTGATGCTGCTGATGTTCCTGCTGGCCGAACCCCTGCGCAACGCGGGCCGGTTCACCATGGGGGACGCGCTCGCGCGCCGGATGCCCGGGCGTGCCGTGCGGATCGCGGCGTGCCTGGTCACCCTCGCCGCGCTGCTGCCGCTGATGCTGGTGCAGCTCGCCGGGGCCGGCCAACTGCTGGCGTTCATCCTGGGGTTCTCCGGTGACTCGCTGAAGACGGGCTTCATCATCGGCCTCGGCCTGCTGATGATCAGCTACGCGGCCATCGGCGGCATGAAGGGCACCGCGCTCATCCAGATCCTGAAGATGGTCATGCTGCTCGGGTCGGGCGCCGTGATCGCCGTACTGGTCATGCACCGGTTCTCCTGGAACCCGAGCGCACTGTTCGACACGGCGGCCCGGCAGAGCGGGGTGGGGCGGGACTTCCTGACGTCGGGACTGGAGTTCGCGGGCGGGCCGTATCCGCGCGTCGACATGATCACCTCGCAGCTCGCCGTCGTCATCGGCGGCGCCTGTCTGCCGCACGTCACCATGCGCATGTACACCGCCTCCAGCGCCCGCCAGGTGCGGCGTTCGATGTCCTGGGCGGTGTCGGCCGTGGCCGTGTTCGTCGTGGTCATCACGGTCGTCGGGGTCGGGGCGACGGCCCTGGTCGGGCGGGCGGCGATCGCGCAGGCGGATCCGCAGGGCAACACGGCGTACCTCCTGGGGTCGCGGGCGGCCTTCGGGCCGGAGGTCTCGACCGGGGAGACCCTCCTGTTCACCACGGTCACCACGGCCCTCTTCCTCACCCTCCTCGCCTCCGTCGCCGGCATGATCCTCGCCTGCGCGAACTCCCTCGCCCACGACGTGTTCGCGGCGCGGACCCCGTCGATGTCGCCGCGCCGCGAGATCCTGCTGGCCCGGGTGTCCGCGCTGGCGGTCGGTGTCCCCACGATCTTCCTCGCGACGCAGATCCAGCACCGGAGCCTGCAGCCGCTGGTGATCCTGTCCTTCTGCGTCGGCGCGTCGGCGCTCGCCCCCGCCCTCGTCTACAGCCTCTTCTGGCGGCGCTACACGCGGACGGGACTGCTCTGCACGCTGATCAGTGGCACGCTGACGGTTCTGGTACTGATGCCGGGCACCAATCTCGTCTCCGGGTCACCGGTGTCGGCGTTTCCCGAAGCCGACTTCAACTGGCTGCCGTTCACGACTACGGGGCTGATCTCGATCCCGGCCGGGTTCGCCTTCGGGTGGCTGGGGACGGTGATCTCCGGGCGACGGAAGGCGGAGGAGCACCGCAGGCAGTACGAGGCGGTGGAGGGGTGGATTCTGGCGGGTGCGGTGCGGAGGGGGTGA
- a CDS encoding cellulose-binding protein gives MSSASVSPRGFVAVRGRGYRPEQVDAYAAALSRDRDAAWERAARLTVLAREMEAETVRLREVVAALAPQSYESLGERARRLFELGQEEAVAVREGARQEARRLLDEARAHADGVRDAAQAHADTVRAEADERARHRLLAARAEADEIRVAARRELKEGRGQALAGLREVRQSTIGMLAEQADEEAERWAEVERAEEKRAAETDAWSAERVTRAQAALAEAEQDFEDAGASVQRREEEAHARAEEILAEARARAERIARETERVLREHGERWDDVQAQMDHVRSSLTALTGRTAPLE, from the coding sequence ATGAGCAGCGCATCGGTGTCGCCCCGGGGGTTCGTGGCCGTACGGGGGCGTGGTTACCGCCCCGAACAGGTCGACGCATACGCAGCCGCCCTGTCCCGGGACCGTGACGCGGCCTGGGAACGGGCCGCGCGGCTGACCGTGCTCGCCCGGGAGATGGAGGCGGAGACGGTCCGGCTGCGAGAGGTCGTGGCGGCGCTGGCCCCGCAGTCGTACGAGTCGCTCGGCGAGCGGGCGCGGCGGCTGTTCGAGCTGGGGCAGGAGGAGGCCGTGGCCGTCCGGGAGGGCGCCCGGCAGGAGGCGCGGCGCCTATTGGACGAGGCGCGGGCGCACGCGGACGGCGTACGGGATGCCGCGCAGGCGCACGCCGACACCGTGCGCGCCGAGGCCGACGAACGTGCCCGCCACCGGCTGCTCGCCGCACGCGCCGAGGCCGACGAGATCCGTGTCGCAGCGCGGCGTGAGCTGAAGGAAGGGCGCGGGCAGGCGCTCGCCGGGTTGCGCGAGGTGCGGCAGAGCACCATCGGGATGCTCGCCGAACAGGCCGACGAGGAAGCAGAACGCTGGGCCGAGGTGGAGCGGGCCGAGGAGAAGCGGGCGGCCGAGACGGACGCGTGGAGCGCCGAACGGGTGACGCGGGCTCAGGCGGCGCTGGCCGAGGCCGAGCAGGACTTCGAGGATGCGGGGGCATCGGTGCAGCGACGCGAGGAAGAGGCACACGCGCGTGCCGAGGAGATCCTCGCGGAGGCACGGGCGCGGGCGGAGCGGATCGCGAGGGAGACGGAGCGGGTGCTGCGCGAGCACGGGGAGCGCTGGGACGACGTACAGGCGCAGATGGACCACGTACGCAGCAGCCTGACGGCACTGACGGGGAGGACGGCGCCGTTGGAGTGA
- a CDS encoding SUKH-4 family immunity protein: protein MVTFAQAQERAEEWINGDVPSYQHREVRVREFGLGFVVWAEDRAEGPRSDGGAQRLVIARDSGEATLWPSLPVGEVIRRYEEEYGREDGPEDAGPGGAAAARVDLNQTSFLLSPPEWLQDAADKLGIGAAGAEAGAGAPAGAGAAVGDEVAGGAEVPAGARPWTGTDTNGGEDLSVALPETVFSPPLNVPSGTEEVASPDSEVSDSRTARISGTRGDGAGSNGAGVAGAVPPSASASASPSGAGGSSYGYPQGPGAAGGPSSGGPGTGAVPPSSAVSGGSSYGYPQAVGSGPGGPGGHGVPGPPPAPSAGDIADVATSRLAPPTRGEQAAGSTPPHPPGAPGAPGVWQGSGPTPPPGGGGYVPTQFVSAPGADGTASPGTPQNPPVPGPAAATPHPPGPPGFPGAQGWAGGPQSSGVTGAPQGAQGGPGAVHHAETMLSAPPMGGPGMPPPPPGAVAAPGLAPPPGQPVPGPPPAYGYPPQSQPTVGPGYQAVLRYRAQDGSEQQLIRRSAPGTPHPEWQIFHELRGMNVPPDQVLELHTELESCELPGAYCARMIREQWPQARLASIAPYGTDHASRQQGMRQLLLHQGELHQVADGPARPAPVRSPLPPVQAAPPVPPEGVAQELAGAFGPGIFRFEQAAVSRQGVPPVVAHSLVVAGLPLDMGPFFWAQAQPGRPVPTLAELAAERGVQPASDAGSYLVMGSDFGKAVCVQYGTANIVAVPVEAGPGGAPVPPQFVNTGLPEFQRCLALLGRMWRLRFGLNQEQAGRWTVDFQAQLASLDPAALGSPESWWSVLLEQMWDGLL from the coding sequence ATGGTGACGTTCGCGCAGGCGCAGGAGCGCGCGGAAGAGTGGATCAACGGGGACGTGCCGTCGTATCAGCATCGGGAGGTGCGGGTACGGGAGTTCGGCCTGGGGTTCGTGGTGTGGGCCGAGGACCGTGCGGAGGGGCCGCGGTCGGACGGGGGTGCGCAGCGGCTGGTGATCGCCCGGGACAGCGGGGAGGCCACGTTGTGGCCCTCGTTGCCGGTGGGTGAGGTGATCCGCCGCTACGAGGAGGAGTACGGGCGTGAGGACGGGCCCGAGGACGCGGGGCCGGGGGGTGCGGCGGCTGCTCGGGTCGACCTGAACCAGACGTCGTTTCTTCTGTCGCCGCCGGAGTGGTTGCAGGACGCGGCGGACAAGCTGGGGATCGGCGCTGCGGGGGCGGAGGCCGGTGCCGGTGCGCCTGCCGGTGCCGGTGCCGCTGTCGGTGATGAGGTGGCCGGGGGTGCCGAGGTGCCGGCCGGGGCGAGGCCGTGGACCGGGACCGACACCAACGGGGGTGAGGACCTCTCCGTGGCGTTGCCGGAGACGGTGTTCTCACCGCCGCTGAACGTGCCGAGCGGTACGGAGGAGGTCGCTTCGCCGGACTCGGAGGTCTCCGACTCCAGGACCGCGCGGATCTCGGGGACCCGGGGCGACGGGGCGGGGAGCAACGGGGCCGGGGTGGCTGGTGCTGTGCCGCCGTCTGCGTCTGCGTCTGCGTCGCCGTCGGGGGCCGGTGGGTCGTCGTACGGGTATCCGCAGGGGCCGGGTGCGGCGGGTGGGCCTTCTTCGGGTGGGCCGGGGACCGGTGCTGTGCCGCCTTCTTCGGCTGTGTCGGGTGGGTCGTCGTACGGGTATCCGCAAGCGGTCGGCAGTGGGCCGGGAGGTCCCGGGGGGCACGGTGTTCCGGGGCCGCCGCCCGCGCCGAGTGCCGGGGACATCGCCGATGTCGCCACCAGCAGGCTGGCGCCTCCGACGCGGGGCGAGCAGGCCGCGGGGTCGACGCCGCCGCATCCGCCCGGGGCCCCGGGAGCGCCCGGGGTGTGGCAGGGGAGCGGCCCGACTCCGCCGCCCGGCGGGGGTGGTTACGTGCCCACGCAGTTCGTGTCGGCGCCGGGAGCCGACGGGACCGCGAGCCCGGGGACACCGCAGAACCCGCCGGTTCCGGGGCCCGCTGCTGCCACCCCGCATCCGCCCGGTCCGCCGGGGTTTCCCGGCGCGCAGGGTTGGGCCGGTGGGCCGCAGTCGTCCGGCGTGACGGGTGCACCGCAGGGGGCGCAGGGTGGCCCGGGTGCCGTGCATCACGCGGAGACCATGCTGTCCGCGCCCCCGATGGGCGGGCCCGGTATGCCTCCGCCGCCTCCCGGTGCCGTAGCGGCTCCGGGTCTGGCGCCTCCGCCCGGACAGCCCGTGCCCGGGCCGCCCCCGGCCTACGGCTATCCGCCGCAGTCGCAGCCCACCGTCGGTCCCGGCTACCAGGCCGTCCTTCGCTACCGTGCGCAGGACGGGTCGGAGCAGCAGCTGATCCGGCGGTCGGCGCCGGGCACCCCGCACCCGGAGTGGCAGATCTTCCATGAGCTGCGGGGCATGAACGTGCCGCCGGACCAGGTGCTGGAGCTGCACACCGAGTTGGAGTCGTGCGAGCTGCCGGGCGCGTACTGCGCGCGGATGATCCGGGAGCAGTGGCCGCAGGCGCGGCTCGCGAGCATCGCGCCGTACGGGACGGATCACGCGAGCCGGCAGCAGGGCATGCGTCAACTGCTGCTGCACCAGGGCGAGTTGCATCAGGTGGCGGACGGCCCGGCCCGCCCGGCACCCGTGCGGTCGCCGTTGCCGCCGGTGCAGGCGGCGCCGCCGGTTCCGCCGGAGGGCGTGGCGCAGGAACTGGCGGGGGCGTTCGGGCCGGGGATCTTCCGGTTCGAGCAGGCGGCGGTGTCCCGGCAGGGTGTGCCGCCGGTCGTGGCGCACTCGTTGGTGGTGGCGGGGCTGCCGTTGGACATGGGGCCGTTCTTCTGGGCGCAGGCCCAGCCGGGGCGGCCGGTGCCGACGCTGGCGGAGCTGGCGGCCGAGCGCGGGGTGCAGCCGGCCTCGGACGCGGGCTCGTATCTCGTGATGGGCAGCGACTTCGGCAAGGCGGTCTGCGTGCAGTACGGGACGGCGAACATCGTCGCCGTGCCGGTGGAGGCGGGGCCGGGGGGTGCGCCCGTACCGCCGCAGTTCGTGAACACGGGGCTGCCCGAGTTCCAGCGCTGCCTGGCGTTGCTGGGCCGGATGTGGCGGCTCCGCTTCGGCCTGAACCAGGAGCAGGCGGGCCGTTGGACCGTCGACTTCCAGGCCCAGCTGGCCTCGCTCGACCCGGCGGCGCTGGGTTCGCCGGAGAGCTGGTGGTCGGTGCTTCTCGAACAGATGTGGGACGGGCTGCTGTGA